The following are from one region of the Vibrio hyugaensis genome:
- a CDS encoding metal-dependent hydrolase has protein sequence MDSITQAALGATVAGAIAGKHCNAKVLLSGALLGTLPDLDVMLDYGDAVQNTIKHRGFSHSLLVLPPFALLISWLYCRWRPDAFWNLSRVFFLTVSVFVTHTLLDAMTTYGTQLIWPFEGYFELRNVFIIDPLYTLPLLLAIGVALFSKTRGGRWCQSVVLISTLYLGWGYASQQMISSRVEQNLLAQNLPNQQVLITPTPFNTFLWRVVVMDEGQYWEGLASVLDGSDHIDFVSHPLGSWPLADKPDTLKGLKAFSHDYLNYRVEDDALIVSDLRLGMSNNLSFEFIFAEKGANGEWQLLESTERYPSERSLDLLGQLWERLKGDQSIDANLQRIELSARS, from the coding sequence ATGGATTCAATCACACAAGCAGCTTTGGGCGCAACGGTTGCTGGCGCAATTGCAGGTAAACATTGTAACGCGAAAGTACTGCTGTCAGGCGCACTACTGGGAACATTGCCAGATTTAGACGTGATGCTAGATTATGGCGATGCGGTGCAAAATACGATTAAGCATCGAGGCTTTAGCCACTCTCTACTCGTTTTGCCTCCTTTTGCGTTGTTGATCTCGTGGCTTTATTGTCGTTGGCGACCAGATGCTTTCTGGAATCTTTCACGCGTTTTCTTTCTGACTGTAAGCGTGTTTGTTACACATACCTTGTTGGATGCGATGACCACTTATGGCACGCAGCTGATCTGGCCGTTTGAGGGCTATTTTGAGCTGCGGAATGTGTTCATTATCGATCCGCTTTATACCTTGCCATTATTATTGGCGATTGGTGTGGCACTGTTTTCTAAAACGCGCGGTGGACGCTGGTGCCAAAGCGTGGTGCTGATTTCGACGCTTTATCTTGGCTGGGGTTATGCTTCTCAGCAGATGATCTCGTCTCGGGTTGAGCAAAACTTACTTGCGCAGAACTTACCGAACCAACAGGTATTGATTACGCCAACGCCGTTTAACACATTCTTGTGGCGTGTAGTGGTCATGGATGAAGGGCAATATTGGGAAGGATTGGCGTCTGTTCTTGATGGCAGCGACCATATTGATTTTGTCTCTCACCCACTTGGGAGTTGGCCATTGGCTGACAAGCCCGATACATTGAAAGGGCTTAAGGCTTTCTCTCACGATTACCTCAACTACCGCGTAGAAGACGATGCATTGATTGTGTCGGACCTACGTTTGGGTATGTCTAACAACTTGTCGTTCGAGTTTATCTTTGCTGAGAAGGGAGCGAACGGTGAGTGGCAGCTATTAGAATCGACTGAGCGTTATCCAAGTGAACGCAGCTTAGATTTGTTAGGGCAGCTTTGGGAAAGGCTCAAAGGCGACCAGAGTATTGATGCGAATTTACAACGTATTGAGTTGAGTGCGCGTTCTTAG
- the ald gene encoding alanine dehydrogenase, with the protein MIIGVPKEIKNHEYRVGMIPASVRELISHGHQVLVETNAGAGIGFSDDDYIAVGASILPTAADVFAKADMIVKVKEPQTVERAMLREGQILFTYLHLAPDFPQTDELIKSKAVCIAYETVTDNMGRLPLLAPMSEVAGRMSIQAGAQTLEKSHGGRGLLLGGVPGVEPAKVVVVGGGVVGANAARMAVGLRADVTILDRNVDTLRKLDEEFQGRAKVVYSTEDAIEKHVLEADLVIGAVLIPGAAAPKLVTKEHIAKMKPGAAVVDVAIDQGGCFETSHATTHAEPTYIVDEVVHYCVANMPGAVARTSTFALNNATLPYIVKLANKGYREALLADNGFLEGLNVIHGKVTCKEVAESFDLEYVEPEKAIAMFN; encoded by the coding sequence ATGATCATTGGCGTACCTAAGGAAATCAAAAACCACGAATACCGTGTGGGAATGATCCCAGCTAGCGTGAGAGAACTTATCTCACATGGTCACCAAGTTTTAGTTGAGACCAATGCAGGTGCCGGCATTGGTTTTTCAGACGATGATTACATCGCTGTAGGCGCATCCATTCTTCCTACTGCTGCAGACGTCTTTGCGAAAGCAGACATGATTGTAAAAGTAAAAGAACCACAAACCGTCGAGAGAGCAATGCTCCGCGAAGGGCAGATTTTATTTACTTATTTACACCTAGCACCAGATTTTCCACAAACTGATGAGCTAATCAAGAGCAAAGCTGTCTGTATAGCGTATGAGACTGTAACAGATAATATGGGTCGTTTGCCACTGTTAGCACCAATGTCAGAAGTAGCAGGTCGGATGTCTATCCAAGCTGGTGCACAAACGCTGGAAAAATCACACGGTGGCCGTGGTTTACTGCTAGGTGGTGTACCTGGTGTTGAGCCTGCGAAAGTCGTTGTTGTTGGCGGTGGTGTCGTTGGTGCGAACGCAGCTCGTATGGCTGTTGGTCTTCGTGCTGACGTAACAATCCTAGACCGCAACGTAGATACACTGCGTAAACTAGACGAAGAATTCCAAGGCCGCGCGAAAGTGGTTTATTCTACAGAAGACGCGATCGAGAAGCATGTTCTAGAAGCTGACCTAGTGATTGGTGCAGTTCTAATCCCTGGTGCAGCTGCTCCTAAACTAGTAACAAAAGAGCACATCGCTAAGATGAAGCCAGGCGCAGCGGTCGTTGACGTAGCAATCGACCAAGGTGGCTGTTTTGAAACTTCTCACGCAACGACACACGCAGAGCCAACTTACATCGTTGACGAAGTTGTTCACTACTGTGTGGCTAACATGCCGGGTGCCGTTGCTCGCACATCAACATTTGCACTGAACAACGCAACACTGCCTTACATCGTAAAACTCGCGAATAAAGGCTACCGTGAAGCGCTTCTAGCAGATAACGGATTCCTAGAAGGCTTGAACGTTATCCACGGTAAAGTGACTTGTAAAGAGGTTGCTGAGAGCTTTGACCTAGAATACGTTGAACCAGAGAAAGCTATCGCAATGTTCAACTAA
- a CDS encoding polysaccharide lyase family 7 protein, whose translation MKNTLTNIVGSALLLTTFASHSAQVNLVNPSFEENFSGWTEVDPTAVSGVAYDGAKSAKFQGDGARLEQTITVSSNTEYTLTAYVQGEANIGVDVGQYTYSQAASNSDWAKTTVTFNSSNATEITIFGEYNTAEGRVDLFELSSSELVAPPTTSLPMFDLEPSASPSVNFPLNGWKLDLPVDENGNASGKSREVKEDELQSGYESTEFFYTGDDGGLVFISPVQGATTSSNTKYTRSEIREMLRKGDTSIATKGITKNNWVFSSAPIDDQNASGGVDGVLEATLAVNAVTSTGDSNQVGRVIVGQIHANNDEPIRLYYRLLPGHTKGSLYFAHEPNAEASTDKEQFINLIGSSADNASEPSDGIALNELFLYRIEVQGNQLIVTIQRDNYEDVTETVDMTTSGYDVGGQYMYFKAGVYNQNNTGDPTDYVQATFYLLTNTHVGYVGN comes from the coding sequence ATGAAGAATACCCTCACGAATATTGTCGGTAGTGCGTTGTTACTGACAACATTTGCCTCACATAGCGCTCAAGTGAATTTAGTTAACCCTAGCTTTGAAGAAAACTTTTCTGGTTGGACAGAAGTCGATCCTACCGCAGTGTCTGGTGTTGCTTACGACGGTGCTAAATCGGCAAAATTCCAAGGCGACGGTGCTCGACTAGAGCAAACCATCACGGTCAGTAGTAATACGGAATACACGCTAACCGCATATGTACAAGGAGAAGCCAACATTGGTGTGGATGTGGGTCAATACACCTACAGTCAAGCGGCATCCAACAGTGATTGGGCGAAAACAACAGTCACATTCAACTCATCAAACGCAACCGAAATCACCATCTTCGGCGAATACAATACTGCCGAAGGACGTGTCGATTTGTTCGAACTCTCATCATCAGAGCTCGTCGCCCCACCGACGACGTCCTTACCTATGTTCGATCTGGAACCATCTGCTTCACCTTCGGTCAACTTTCCATTAAACGGTTGGAAGTTGGATTTACCCGTTGATGAAAACGGCAACGCTTCTGGCAAATCAAGGGAAGTCAAAGAAGACGAATTGCAAAGCGGATACGAAAGTACAGAATTTTTTTATACAGGTGATGATGGTGGCCTCGTCTTTATCTCTCCGGTTCAGGGAGCAACCACCTCAAGCAATACCAAGTACACCCGTTCTGAAATTCGTGAAATGCTACGCAAAGGCGACACCAGTATCGCCACCAAAGGCATTACAAAGAATAACTGGGTTTTTTCGAGTGCTCCAATCGACGACCAAAATGCGTCTGGCGGTGTTGACGGCGTATTAGAAGCAACGCTTGCAGTGAATGCTGTAACTTCAACGGGTGATAGCAACCAAGTAGGACGAGTTATCGTTGGTCAGATCCACGCCAATAATGATGAACCGATTCGACTTTACTATCGCTTATTACCAGGTCACACCAAAGGCTCACTGTATTTTGCGCATGAACCTAACGCAGAAGCCTCTACAGACAAAGAGCAATTCATCAACTTAATTGGCAGCTCCGCTGATAATGCCTCTGAACCATCTGATGGTATCGCACTAAATGAGCTTTTCTTATATCGTATCGAAGTTCAAGGTAATCAGTTGATCGTGACAATTCAGCGAGATAACTACGAAGACGTGACAGAAACAGTCGACATGACGACGAGTGGTTACGATGTTGGCGGTCAGTACATGTACTTTAAAGCAGGCGTCTACAACCAAAATAACACTGGTGACCCGACAGATTACGTGCAAGCGACATTCTACCTCCTCACCAATACCCATGTGGGGTATGTCGGCAACTAA
- a CDS encoding DNA translocase FtsK, which yields MFKENAKKVETIIKTSEEPQSSRLNGFQRLKECCFIVGVLSSVLLAVALFTFSPADPSWSQTAWGGEIDNAGGLFGAWLADTLFFTFGSLAYPLPFLLTAGAWVICRKRSEDDPIDLMLWGTRLLGLVILILTSCGLADINFDDIWYFSSGGVVGDVLTSLALPTLNVLGTTLVLLFLWGAGFTLFSGISWLKIVEWLGDRALGLIAAVTNKARGSEQETLEPQLDEFVDDRVMTKRRGDDLEDEPLPHLTAYEVDEPKESVPAHEYPIYMPQSAAAEQATSQSVSPKPAEPAPQSVVIPASIAQTAAQAAPVQAQPVEPVQAVNTDNVDPTVERTKQLNVTIEELEAAAQQADDWADEVQPVPVAQENVAAPIQQPIEPTPVQPAYAAQSEQASYQAPVQPQVDVQAEPYVQREQIAQAEPFVSEPVEHESMYSEYEQFEAEQIQQSYVAQDTVHQQDEPMIDSASLDNITEQTEPNQHIEPTISNFDVLDEEDEFVAPQTVHQAQPVHAEPQQSTVTPTQNVQPQVAVQPQAQPQAPSATFEPAPQEVEVEEVQEGDQDVAAFQNLVSSAQAKVAAKQNPFLVQQDQNLPVPEEPLPTIELLYHPEKRENFIDRDALEQVARLVETKLADYKIKADVVGIYPGPVITRFELDLAPGVKVSRISGLSMDLARALSAMAVRVVEVIPGKPYIGLELPNMSRQTVFLSDVISSPQFEQATSPTTVVLGQDIAGEAVIADIAKMPHVLVAGTTGSGKSVGVNVMILSMLYKASPEDLRFIMIDPKMLELSIYEGIPHLLSEVVTDMKDASNALRWCVGEMERRYKLMSALGVRNVKGFNEKLKMAADAGHPIHDPFWQEGDSMDTEPPLLEKLPYIVVVVDEFADLMMVVGKKVEELIARLAQKARAAGIHLILATQRPSVDVITGLIKANIPTRVAFTVSTKTDSRTILDQGGAESLLGMGDMLYLPPGSSHTTRVHGAFASDDDVHAVVNNWKARGKPNYIDEIISGDQGPEALLPGEQMESDEEVDPLFDQVVEHVVQSRRGSVSGVQRRFKIGYNRAARIVEQLEAQGIVSAPGHNGNREVLAPAPPKD from the coding sequence ATGTTCAAAGAGAACGCAAAGAAAGTCGAAACCATCATCAAAACCAGTGAAGAGCCTCAGTCTTCGCGTCTTAATGGCTTCCAACGCTTAAAAGAGTGCTGCTTTATCGTTGGCGTTCTTAGTTCGGTATTGTTGGCCGTTGCACTATTTACGTTTAGCCCAGCCGATCCGTCTTGGTCCCAAACTGCTTGGGGCGGAGAGATCGATAACGCTGGTGGTTTGTTCGGCGCTTGGCTTGCCGACACGCTATTTTTCACATTTGGTTCCCTAGCGTATCCACTGCCATTCTTGCTTACTGCAGGGGCATGGGTGATCTGTCGTAAACGCTCAGAGGACGATCCAATTGACCTAATGCTGTGGGGAACCCGTCTATTAGGTTTAGTTATCCTTATTCTTACCAGCTGTGGTCTTGCAGACATTAACTTTGACGACATTTGGTATTTCTCTTCTGGCGGTGTTGTTGGTGATGTGCTGACGAGTCTCGCGTTACCAACGTTGAATGTGCTTGGCACAACCTTGGTATTACTGTTCTTGTGGGGCGCAGGCTTTACGCTATTTAGTGGTATCTCTTGGTTAAAAATTGTCGAGTGGCTTGGCGATCGCGCTTTGGGTCTGATTGCTGCAGTCACTAATAAGGCACGTGGCTCAGAGCAAGAAACGCTAGAACCACAATTGGATGAGTTTGTTGACGATCGTGTTATGACGAAACGTCGTGGTGACGATCTGGAAGATGAGCCGCTACCGCACTTAACCGCGTACGAAGTGGATGAACCAAAAGAGTCGGTTCCTGCGCATGAGTACCCAATCTACATGCCTCAATCCGCGGCGGCAGAACAAGCTACATCTCAGTCTGTTTCACCGAAACCGGCCGAGCCTGCTCCGCAGTCAGTTGTTATCCCTGCCTCTATTGCTCAAACTGCTGCTCAAGCGGCACCTGTTCAAGCACAGCCTGTTGAGCCTGTTCAAGCAGTAAACACTGACAACGTGGACCCAACGGTTGAACGCACTAAGCAACTTAATGTCACGATTGAAGAGTTAGAAGCCGCGGCACAACAAGCGGATGACTGGGCGGATGAAGTTCAACCAGTGCCAGTTGCACAAGAAAATGTCGCAGCGCCGATACAGCAACCTATTGAGCCGACACCTGTTCAGCCTGCTTATGCTGCGCAATCAGAACAAGCTTCATACCAAGCGCCAGTTCAACCTCAAGTTGACGTTCAGGCTGAACCGTATGTGCAACGTGAGCAGATCGCTCAAGCTGAACCTTTTGTGTCTGAGCCTGTTGAGCATGAATCAATGTACTCTGAATACGAGCAGTTCGAAGCGGAGCAAATTCAGCAGTCTTATGTTGCTCAAGACACAGTACATCAGCAAGATGAGCCAATGATTGATTCGGCTTCTCTTGATAACATCACTGAACAGACAGAGCCGAACCAACACATCGAACCAACGATTTCTAACTTTGATGTATTGGATGAAGAAGATGAATTCGTAGCACCGCAAACTGTTCATCAAGCTCAACCTGTTCACGCTGAACCACAGCAATCAACAGTAACACCAACTCAGAATGTGCAACCGCAAGTTGCCGTTCAACCTCAAGCTCAACCGCAGGCACCTTCGGCAACGTTTGAACCTGCTCCTCAAGAAGTCGAGGTAGAAGAAGTTCAAGAAGGCGATCAAGACGTAGCAGCGTTCCAAAATCTGGTTTCGAGTGCTCAAGCGAAGGTCGCGGCGAAGCAAAACCCGTTCTTGGTACAGCAAGATCAAAACTTGCCAGTACCAGAAGAGCCATTGCCGACTATTGAATTGTTGTACCACCCTGAGAAACGTGAAAACTTTATTGATCGTGATGCGCTAGAACAAGTGGCTCGTTTGGTTGAAACCAAGCTTGCAGACTACAAAATCAAAGCGGATGTTGTGGGGATTTACCCAGGTCCGGTTATCACTCGTTTTGAGCTAGATTTGGCTCCGGGTGTGAAAGTAAGTCGAATCTCTGGTCTATCAATGGACTTAGCGCGTGCACTTTCTGCTATGGCCGTGCGTGTTGTTGAAGTGATTCCGGGTAAACCATACATCGGTCTAGAGCTTCCTAACATGAGCCGTCAGACGGTATTCCTATCTGATGTAATCAGTAGCCCTCAGTTTGAACAAGCCACGTCACCAACAACGGTCGTTCTTGGTCAAGACATCGCGGGTGAAGCGGTGATTGCCGACATTGCGAAGATGCCTCACGTGCTGGTTGCTGGTACCACTGGTTCTGGTAAATCAGTCGGTGTAAACGTGATGATCTTGAGTATGCTTTACAAAGCGTCTCCAGAAGACCTACGTTTCATCATGATCGACCCTAAAATGTTGGAGCTTTCAATCTACGAAGGTATTCCTCATCTTCTTTCTGAAGTTGTAACTGATATGAAAGATGCGTCTAACGCACTACGTTGGTGTGTAGGCGAGATGGAGCGTCGTTACAAACTGATGTCTGCATTGGGCGTGCGTAACGTGAAAGGCTTTAACGAGAAGTTGAAGATGGCAGCAGATGCTGGCCACCCAATTCACGACCCATTCTGGCAAGAAGGCGACAGTATGGATACTGAGCCGCCGTTGCTAGAAAAACTGCCTTACATCGTTGTGGTTGTCGATGAATTTGCCGACCTTATGATGGTTGTGGGTAAGAAAGTTGAAGAACTGATTGCGCGTCTTGCTCAGAAAGCTCGTGCAGCAGGTATTCACTTAATCCTTGCGACTCAGCGTCCATCGGTTGATGTAATTACTGGTCTCATTAAAGCAAACATCCCAACTCGTGTTGCGTTTACGGTATCGACGAAGACCGACTCACGTACCATTCTTGACCAAGGTGGCGCAGAGTCGCTACTTGGTATGGGTGATATGCTTTACTTACCGCCTGGTTCTAGTCATACGACACGTGTTCACGGTGCTTTTGCATCGGATGATGATGTTCATGCTGTTGTAAATAACTGGAAAGCGCGCGGTAAGCCAAACTACATTGATGAAATCATCAGTGGTGACCAAGGTCCTGAAGCCTTGCTACCGGGTGAACAAATGGAATCTGACGAAGAAGTCGATCCATTGTTCGATCAAGTTGTGGAACACGTCGTTCAGTCTCGTCGCGGTTCTGTATCGGGCGTTCAACGTCGATTCAAGATTGGTTACAACCGAGCTGCGCGTATCGTAGAGCAACTGGAAGCACAAGGCATCGTGAGTGCGCCGGGCCATAACGGAAACCGCGAAGTCCTTGCTCCTGCGCCACCAAAAGATTAA
- the lrp gene encoding leucine-responsive transcriptional regulator Lrp: MAENYKKPSKELDRIDRNILNELQKDGRISNVELSKRVGLSPTPCLERVRRLERQGYITGYTALLNPQFLDASLLVFVEITLNRGAPDVFEQFNAAVQKLDDIQECHLVSGDFDYLLKTRVSDMGAYRRLLGDTLLRLPGVNDTRTYVVMEEVKQSNQLVIKTR, encoded by the coding sequence ATGGCAGAGAACTATAAGAAGCCGTCCAAGGAACTAGACCGTATCGACCGCAACATTCTTAATGAACTGCAGAAAGACGGTCGTATTTCGAACGTTGAACTTTCAAAACGTGTAGGACTTTCTCCAACGCCGTGTTTGGAGCGTGTGCGTCGCTTAGAGCGTCAAGGTTACATCACAGGTTACACTGCGCTATTAAACCCGCAGTTCCTAGATGCATCACTATTGGTATTCGTAGAAATTACGCTTAACCGTGGTGCGCCAGATGTATTCGAACAGTTTAACGCAGCTGTTCAAAAGCTAGACGACATTCAAGAGTGTCATCTAGTATCAGGTGATTTCGACTATCTTCTAAAAACCCGTGTATCTGATATGGGTGCTTACCGTCGACTACTTGGCGATACGTTACTACGTCTACCTGGCGTAAATGACACTCGCACCTACGTAGTTATGGAAGAAGTGAAGCAAAGTAACCAGCTTGTGATTAAAACTCGTTAA
- the miaE gene encoding tRNA isopentenyl-2-thiomethyl-A-37 hydroxylase MiaE — translation MINLDAYQDLLAPINQFLQCSTPDEWVEEAKKPENLPTILVDHLLCELKAGQSAMLLIRKYAVDDASSLALLDWFKPYEDFAYRKTGSLETLKGKSNISKAIIAKSDSPYSQDLIDKMVLLIKEELHHFYQVLEIMESRSVEYKNIPASRYAKTLLSHMKTYEPETLIDKLIIGAYIEARSCERFAKLAPHMDDDIAKFYVSLLRSEARHYQDYLVLAEQIAGKDISERVAEFGRIEAELISTPDEDFKFHSGVPVLAA, via the coding sequence ATGATTAATCTCGACGCCTATCAGGACCTTCTTGCTCCAATTAACCAATTCTTGCAATGCAGCACCCCAGATGAATGGGTTGAGGAAGCAAAGAAACCCGAAAACCTGCCAACGATTTTAGTAGATCACCTACTGTGTGAACTCAAAGCAGGTCAGTCTGCTATGCTTTTAATCCGCAAATACGCAGTAGACGACGCAAGCTCACTTGCCCTACTTGATTGGTTCAAACCTTATGAGGACTTCGCTTACCGCAAAACTGGCTCACTCGAGACCTTAAAAGGTAAGAGCAACATTTCCAAAGCGATTATTGCTAAGTCGGATTCACCATACAGCCAAGATCTTATTGATAAGATGGTTCTGCTGATCAAAGAAGAGCTGCACCACTTCTACCAAGTTCTAGAAATCATGGAAAGCCGTAGCGTGGAATACAAAAACATTCCGGCAAGCCGCTATGCCAAAACGCTGCTTTCGCACATGAAGACATACGAGCCAGAAACTTTGATTGATAAGCTCATCATCGGTGCCTACATCGAAGCTCGCTCGTGTGAACGTTTCGCCAAACTGGCTCCGCACATGGATGACGATATCGCCAAGTTCTATGTTTCTCTATTGCGTTCAGAAGCACGCCATTACCAAGATTACCTAGTTCTGGCAGAACAAATTGCAGGAAAAGACATCAGCGAGCGTGTGGCGGAATTTGGTCGCATCGAAGCAGAACTGATTTCAACACCAGATGAAGATTTTAAGTTCCACAGTGGCGTTCCAGTGTTAGCGGCGTAG
- the cysB gene encoding HTH-type transcriptional regulator CysB yields MKLQQLKYIVEVVNHNLNVSATAESLYTSQPGISKQVRLLEDELGIQIFERSGKHLTQVTPAGEEIVRISQEILARVESIKAVAGEHTHPEMGTLNISTTHTQARYALPDVIKGFTARYPKVSLHMHQGTPSQMSEAIAKGTANFAIATEALHLYQDAIMLPCYHWNRSIVVPKDHPLAKKDKVTIHDLAAYPLVTYVFGFTGRSELDTAFNREGLTPRVVFTATDADVIKTYVRMGVGVGVIASMAVDHDQDGDLVAIDASHLFGASTTSIGFRRGTFLRSYMFDFMERFAPHLTRPVVEQAISLKSNTEIEEMFKDIELPVR; encoded by the coding sequence ATGAAGCTGCAACAACTGAAGTACATTGTTGAGGTTGTGAACCATAATCTGAATGTTTCTGCGACGGCAGAGAGCCTATACACATCCCAACCGGGTATCAGTAAACAGGTACGTTTGCTGGAAGATGAATTGGGTATTCAGATCTTCGAACGAAGTGGTAAACACTTAACGCAGGTGACACCCGCTGGTGAAGAAATCGTGCGAATTTCTCAAGAGATCCTCGCTCGCGTTGAAAGCATTAAAGCGGTAGCAGGGGAGCACACCCACCCTGAAATGGGTACGCTGAACATTTCTACTACACATACCCAAGCACGTTATGCGTTGCCTGATGTGATTAAGGGCTTTACGGCGCGTTACCCGAAAGTGTCACTGCACATGCACCAAGGCACACCATCCCAAATGTCTGAGGCTATCGCAAAAGGTACGGCGAATTTTGCGATTGCAACGGAAGCGCTTCACCTTTATCAAGATGCGATCATGCTGCCTTGTTACCACTGGAATCGCTCTATCGTGGTACCAAAAGACCACCCACTAGCGAAGAAAGATAAAGTAACGATCCACGATTTGGCGGCGTATCCGCTGGTGACTTACGTGTTTGGCTTTACGGGTCGCTCTGAGCTTGATACCGCATTCAACCGCGAAGGTCTAACACCACGAGTAGTATTTACCGCTACGGACGCAGACGTCATTAAGACTTACGTTCGTATGGGGGTTGGTGTTGGTGTGATTGCGAGCATGGCAGTCGATCACGACCAAGATGGTGATTTGGTGGCGATTGATGCGAGCCACTTGTTTGGTGCGAGTACGACCAGCATTGGCTTCCGTCGCGGTACGTTCTTACGCTCTTACATGTTCGACTTTATGGAGCGCTTTGCGCCGCACTTGACTCGTCCGGTTGTGGAACAGGCGATCTCGCTTAAATCCAATACGGAAATCGAAGAGATGTTTAAAGACATCGAGCTTCCGGTCAGATAA
- a CDS encoding methyltransferase yields the protein MKTQFQFINDCLIENQSLWRFEPFKSSVHASLPWQEQHPQLCRWLASLTPSQIEEYKSEPELLLKAIGTCLPDLEQLAALTRLETLSLNGLELARGLDSGIPGRKLEQISSMGEAAIQHHHGKEWLEWCSGKGYLGRILTTQTNQPVTSFEFQQALCDSGQQAANEHHWNMTFIQGDAFDSAAKAVFKPTQHAVALHACGDLHVRLMQYGSENGIAAMTISPCCYHLIQSEQYQPMSEQGSASSLSLSKQELRIPLQQTVTGGERVRRHRQQEMVFRLGFDLITRQALGVTEYQPVPSIRKSQLSDGFESLCHWAAEQKDIELTQDIDFSKFENLAEQRFWQMERLSLVQLVFQRPLEIWLALDKALYLEERGYRVRLAEFCAKSVTPRNILICAYKF from the coding sequence ATGAAAACGCAATTTCAATTTATTAATGACTGCTTAATCGAGAATCAATCGTTGTGGCGATTTGAGCCCTTTAAAAGCAGCGTTCACGCATCATTACCTTGGCAAGAGCAACACCCTCAGTTGTGTCGATGGTTAGCGTCTCTTACTCCTTCTCAGATCGAAGAATACAAATCAGAACCTGAGCTTTTATTAAAAGCGATCGGAACTTGTTTACCTGATCTTGAACAGCTTGCCGCTCTTACTCGTTTAGAAACACTTTCATTAAATGGATTGGAGCTTGCTCGCGGTCTAGACAGTGGTATTCCTGGCCGCAAGTTAGAGCAAATAAGTTCGATGGGCGAGGCGGCTATTCAACATCATCACGGCAAAGAATGGTTAGAGTGGTGCTCAGGCAAAGGCTATTTAGGGCGAATTCTTACCACACAAACGAACCAGCCAGTGACGAGCTTTGAATTCCAACAAGCACTGTGTGATTCAGGGCAACAAGCGGCGAATGAGCATCATTGGAACATGACGTTTATTCAAGGTGACGCGTTTGATTCTGCGGCAAAAGCCGTGTTCAAGCCGACACAACATGCGGTGGCATTGCACGCATGTGGCGATCTCCATGTTCGATTAATGCAGTACGGCAGCGAAAACGGCATCGCCGCGATGACAATCTCGCCTTGCTGTTACCATTTGATTCAGTCTGAGCAATATCAGCCAATGTCGGAGCAGGGCAGCGCTTCTTCTCTTTCTTTGTCCAAGCAAGAGCTTCGTATTCCTTTACAGCAAACTGTGACTGGAGGTGAGCGTGTGCGCCGTCATCGTCAGCAAGAAATGGTGTTTCGCTTAGGGTTTGATTTGATCACGCGACAAGCGTTAGGGGTGACCGAATATCAACCGGTGCCGAGTATTCGTAAGTCGCAATTAAGTGATGGTTTTGAATCTTTGTGCCATTGGGCCGCAGAGCAAAAGGATATCGAGTTGACTCAAGATATTGACTTCTCGAAGTTTGAAAACTTGGCTGAGCAGCGTTTTTGGCAGATGGAGCGTTTGAGTTTGGTTCAATTGGTGTTTCAACGACCATTGGAGATTTGGCTTGCTTTAGACAAAGCACTTTATCTTGAAGAACGTGGTTATCGTGTTAGATTGGCAGAATTTTGCGCTAAATCAGTTACACCTCGAAACATTTTAATTTGTGCTTATAAGTTTTAG